In Uranotaenia lowii strain MFRU-FL chromosome 2, ASM2978415v1, whole genome shotgun sequence, one genomic interval encodes:
- the LOC129743048 gene encoding uncharacterized protein LOC129743048, protein MARNHSSTVLLATAVVLVEDDTGKVFQARALLDSGSECNFMTERLCQRMKVSRRRSNISVLGIGQSKTSVKHQVSAVIRSRMSNFSRSMDFLLLPKVTADLPTTSVAVSSWQFPQGVELADPAFFKSKSLDMVLGIQHFFSFFPSHAKIPLGEGLPMLIESVFGWLVTGSVENQGSTSRIACNTAARVDLDELLTRFWSCEEIRSLNNYSPEEQRCEAQFVLTKCRSSDGRYTVALPKDEKVLATIGESREIAFRRLQSLERRLEKEPELRQHYHGFMEEYLELGHMRRADVGPKKRFYLPHHPVIKQASTTTKVRVVFDASAKSSSGISLNEALLVGPVIQDELRALIMRSRMKQIMVVADIEKVFRQIGINEADMPWQSILWRADPKKEVETFELATVTYGTKPAPFLATRTLKQLAIDEHHRFPAASKALEEDVYMDDVITGTDLEEDAVKLCVDLIKLTSSGGFRLRKFASNSAAALREVDSKDLALQQTEVINLDPDPAVKTLGLVCLPRTDHFRFNFNIERVPMDERLSKRKILSAIAMLFDPLGLVGAVTASAKIFMQRLWRLQEDGNRLDWDHPVPVNVEQEWRNFYDQLPILNALKIQRCAIIRNAIKVELHFFSDASERAYGACAYIRSVDVDGKSYVCLLASKSKVAPLKCQSIPRLELCGALLSAELSSKVRAAVKMQVDMHFWTDSTCVLQWLKAIPSTWSTFVANRVAKIQTITENYPWRHVPGLQNPADLISRDMDPEQIEGCDLWWKGPEWLGQSHFPEQPRTLESQVAEEEVRRSAHPAASCVAHFGEEYVLKFSSFTKLIRSTAYWMRLMRILRKSEDNRSSLLTVEELRDAEFAIIRRIQQESFPNEWKALTKKEAVHRSSPLRWFTPHISSDGLIRVGGRLGRSLESEDTKHPIVLPAKHPFTTMLYEYYHIKLLHAGSQLLLSTVRLKYWPLGGRNIPRQVVHKCMKCFRSKPNPIEQFMGELPQARVTVARAFSRTGVDYFGPIYVRQAPRRPAVKSYVSVFICLCTKAVHLELVSDLSTDRFLQALRRFIGRRGYCSDIYSDNGTNFVGARSYLRELLKLQRSDQHKEAVSKECANNHIQWHFIPPAAPHFGGLWEAAVRSAKKHLLKVLGENPIPFEDMTMLLVQVENCLNSRPITALTDDPDNLEPLTPGHFLIGEPFQQLPDRSYREVPMNRLNQSQTLQKRLQHFWDRWRVEYLTQLQGRFKRRKKPIDVKAGQLVIIKEDNLPPSHWKMGRIEQVHPGADGVVRVVTLKTASGPSTRPVEKL, encoded by the coding sequence ATGGCCAGGAATCATTCGTCAACAGTGCTGCTAGCTACAGCGGTCGTCTTAGTGGAGGACGACACAGGCAAGGTTTTCCAAGCGCGGGCTCTACTGGACTCGGGCTCGGAGTGCAATTTCATGACAGAGAGGCTCTGTCAACGCATGAAGGTGTCTCGTAGGCGTTCGAACATTTCCGTCCTTGGGATTGGCCAATCTAAAACCAGCGTCAAACATCAAGTGTCAGCGGTTATTAGGTCAAGAATGTCAAACTTTTCTCGGTCGATGGATTTCCTTCTTCTACCCAAGGTCACAGCGGATCTCCCTACAACCAGCGTGGCGGTTTCCTCTTGGCAGTTTCCACAAGGTGTGGAGCTAGCCGACCcggcattttttaaatcgaaatcctTGGATATGGTGCTAGGAATACAGCACTTCTTCTCATTTTTCCCGAGCCATGCTAAAATTCCGTTGGGAGAAGGTTTACCAATGCTGATAGAATCAGTATTCGGTTGGTTGGTAACAGGATCCGTGGAGAACCAAGGTTCTACTTCCCGCATCGCTTGCAATACGGCTGCAAGGGTAGATTTGGATGAACTTCTCACTCGTTTTTGGTCATGTGAAGAGATAAGGTCTCTGAACAATTATTCCCCGGAAGAACAACGTTGCGAGGCGCAGTTTGTTCTAACCAAGTGCAGAAGTTCCGATGGGCGATACACCGTTGCGTTACCAAAGGACGAAAAGGTATTGGCAACCATTGGCGAGTCACGGGAGATAGCTTTCCGTCGACTTCAATCCCTGGAACGTAGACTGGAAAAGGAGCCAGAACTACGTCAACACTACCACGGTTTTATGGAGGAATACTTGGAGCTTGGACACATGCGCAGGGCGGATGTGGGTCCAAAAAAGCGGTTTTACCTTCCCCATCATCCAGTCATAAAGCAAGCTAGCACAACCACCAAGGTACGAGTTGTGTTCGATGCATCGGCTAAAAGTAGCAGCGGCATATCCCTCAACGAGGCGTTATTGGTTGGACCCGTAATCCAGGACGAGCTTCGTGCTCTCATTATGCGTAGTCGGATGAAACAAATCATGGTGGTAGCGGATATCGAGAAGGTGTTCAGACAGATCGGAATTAATGAAGCGGATATGCCCTGGCAGAGCATCCTTTGGAGAGCTGACCCCAAGAAGGAAGTTGAAACCTTTGAATTAGCCACCGTTACGTACGGAACGAAACCTGCGCCATTCTTAGCGACCAGAACGTTGAAACAACTAGCCATCGACGAGCATCATCGATTCCCAGCGGCATCCAAGGCATTGGAGGAGGACGTTTACATGGACGATGTAATAACCGGTACGGATCTAGAAGAAGATGCTGTCAAGTTGTGTGTAGATCTCATCAAGTTGACGAGTAGCGGAGGTTTTCGTCTAAGGAAGTTCGCATCCAATTCAGCTGCGGCCTTGAGAGAGGTGGATTCGAAAGATCTGGCCCTACAACAAACCGAAGTGATAAATCTAGATCCTGATCCAGCAGTAAAGACCCTCGGATTGGTTTGTCTCCCACGCACCGATCACTTTCGGTtcaatttcaacattgaaaGAGTTCCCATGGATGAGCGATTGTCCAAACGAAAAATCCTGTCAGCCATAGCTATGCTATTCGATCCCCTGGGACTTGTAGGAGCGGTAACAGCTAGTGCGAAAATCTTCATGCAGCGTTTGTGGCGACTACAAGAAGACGGTAACAGATTAGACTGGGATCATCCTGTACCGGTGAACGTAGAACAAGAGTGGCGAAATTTCTACGACCAATTACCTATCCTGAACGCTCTTAAGATTCAACGTTGTGCAATCATTCGTAATGCAATCAAGGTGGAATTGCATTTCTTTTCGGATGCATCGGAGCGCGCGTATGGGGCGTGCGCATATATAAGGAGCGTCGACGTCGATGGAAAGTCCTACGTATGTCTACTAGCATCGAAATCCAAGGTGGCACCGCTGAAATGTCAATCCATTCCGAGACTGGAGCTTTGCGGAGCACTTTTGTCGGCGGAACTATCCAGCAAGGTACGGGCGGCGGTTAAGATGCAGGTCGACATGCATTTTTGGACGGATTCAACGTGTGTTCTTCAGTGGTTGAAGGCAATCCCGTCTACATGGTCAACATTCGTGGCTAACCGTGTTGCGAAAATACAAACCATTACCGAAAACTATCCTTGGAGACACGTTCCTGGCTTGCAGAATCCAGCAGACCTCATCTCACGTGATATGGACCCAGAACAGATAGAGGGATGCGACCTTTGGTGGAAGGGCCCTGAATGGTTAGGGCAAAGTCATTTCCCGGAGCAGCCAAGAACCCTGGAATCACAAGTAGCTGAAGAGGAAGTCCGTCGTTCAGCACACCCAGCCGCCAGTTGTGTAGCACATTTTGGAGAAGAGTATGTGCTAAAATTCTCGTCCTTCACTAAACTTATACGCAGCACCGCATACTGGATGCGACTTATGCGTATACTGAGAAAATCCGAAGACAACCGCAGCAGTTTACTGACCGTAGAAGAGTTGAGAGATGCAGAGTTTGCAATTATTCGTCGTATCCAACAAGAGTCTTTCCCTAATGAGTGGAAGGCTTTAACGAAGAAAGAAGCTGTTCATCGAAGTTCACCGCTGAGATGGTTCACCCCGCACATATCATCGGACGGCCTAATTCGTGTTGGAGGAAGATTAGGCAGATCACTGGAATCGGAAGATACGAAGCACCCGATTGTGCTTCCAGCAAAACACCCGTTCACTACGATGCTATACGAATACTACCATATCAAGCTTCTACACGCCGGTTCTCAACTACTTCTTAGTACAGTTAGGCTGAAGTATTGGCCTCTCGGAGGCAGAAATATTCCGCGACAAGTTGTACATAAGTGTATGAAATGCTTCCGCTCGAAACCAAATCCAATTGAGCAATTTATGGGTGAGTTACCCCAAGCACGCGTTACAGTAGCTCGAGCCTTTTCAAGGACAGGCGTCGACTATTTCGGACCCATATATGTACGTCAAGCTCCCAGAAGACCAGCGGTCAAATCTTATGTGTCGGTTTTCATCTGCCTTTGTACGAAAGCGGTTCATCTAGAACTTGTATCCGACTTATCAACAGATCGTTTCCTTCAAGCCTTACGGCGGTTCATCGGAAGAAGAGGCTACTGTTCCGATATCTATTCGGACAATGGAACGAATTTCGTCGGAGCACGGAGCTACCTTCGAGAACTACTAAAGTTGCAACGCAGTGATCAGCATAAAGAAGCAGTTTCGAAGGAGTGTGCCAACAACCATATCCAATGGCACTTCATACCACCAGCCGCGCCCCATTTCGGAGGACTTTGGGAAGCAGCGGTCAGATCAGCCAAAAAACATCTCCTGAAGGTTCTAGGGGAAAATCCTATCCCGTTCGAAGACATGACTATGCTCTTGGTACAGGTGGAAAATTGTCTCAACTCGAGACCAATCACAGCTTTAACAGATGATCCTGACAACCTCGAACCCCTTACCCCAGGACATTTCCTTATCGGAGAACCATTTCAACAGCTGCCTGACAGAAGTTACCGTGAAGTACCCATGAACAGATTGAATCAGAGTCAGACATTGCAGAAGCGGCTTCAACACTTTTGGGATCGTTGGAGAGTTGAGTACTTGACACAACTTCAGGGGCGGTTTAAAAGAAGGAAGAAGCCGATCGATGTTAAGGCTGGACAGTTGGTGATAATCAAAGAGGATAATTTGCCGCCAAGTCATTGGAAAATGGGCAGAATAGAACAAGTTCATCCTGGAGCTGATGGAGTCGTGAGGGTGGTAACCTTGAAAACAGCATCAGGACCTTCTACGCGACCGGtagaaaaactttga